Proteins from a genomic interval of Leishmania infantum JPCM5 genome chromosome 11:
- the putative ABCH1 gene encoding ATP-binding cassette protein subfamily H, member 1, whose amino-acid sequence MDPIISCDNIHKTYLLGVEGVPALRGVDVDINPGELLVVYGTSGGGKSTLLNVLGTIDTPTKGNMFLFGKRVTDQTPDSELAAMRCKRIGFVFQSFNLISTMDALGNVSLPMMIKGSLSASDIKKRATALLEEVGLGHRLHHFPSMLSGGEQQRVTIARALANEPEILFLDEPTGDLDTKNTLIIMNILMRLNREHGLTMVMVTHDVYMKQYAHRVIYIRDGKVSTTETVHSNVRERAWNELQKSLRKASTGTGEQKTPTSEQRTPQDYATFSAQGPLNLDEDPEMQQVVDVLFGPQQGRV is encoded by the coding sequence ATGGACCCCATCATATCCTGCGATAACATTCACAAGACGTacctcctcggcgtcgaGGGTGTACCGGCGCTGCGTGGCGTGGATGTGGACATAAACCCTGGCGAACTTCTCGTGGTGTACGGCACGAGCGGCGGTGGTAAGAGCACGCTCCTCAACGTTCTCGGGACAATTGACACCCCGACAAAGGGAAATATGTTTCTTTTTGGAAAACGTGTGACGGATCAAACGCCAGACTCAGAGCTagcagcgatgcgctgcaAGCGCATCGGGTTTGTCTTTCAGTCGTTCAACCTGATCTCCACCATGGATGCACTGGGCAATGTGTCGCTGCCGATGATGATCAAAGGTTCGCTATCAGCGTCGGACATCAAAAAGCGTGCCACCGCACTCCTCGAGGAGGTTGGTCTCGGGCATAGGCTGCACCACTTTCCATCAATGCTCTCTGGtggtgagcagcagcgcgtgacGATTGCCCGGGCTCTTGCCAATGAGCCGGAGATCTTGTTTCTCGATGAGCCTACAGGTGACCTGGACACAAAGAATACTCTCATCATCATGAACATTCTTATGCGGCTGAACCGTGAGCATGGTCTCacgatggtgatggtgacTCATGATGTGTACATGAAACAGTACGCCCATCGCGTCATTTACATCCGCGATGGCAAGGTGAGCACCACCGAAACTGTCCACAGTAATGTTCGCGAACGAGCTTGGAATGAGCTGCAGAAGTCCCTGCGCAAGGCAAGCACCGGGACAGGGGAACAGAAGACACCTACCAGCGAGCAGCGCACCCCTCAGGACTACGCCACATTCTCAGCGCAAGGTCCGCTGAATCTGGATGAGGACCCAGAAATGCAGCAG